ACGGGTGACCTACCTTCGTCGGGCCCCGGGCAGGGCACGGTCGGAGAGGTAGGGACTGTCAGCAGCAGTGCTGCGGTTGTCGGCGAGCCCCATCGCCATCGGGGTCAACCTAGCAGGGGCGGCCATCGGCCGCCCCTGCCCATCGATCAGTCGCGGGTCAGGCGGCGGTGCGTGACACGGTGCGGGCGGGCCGCCTCGAGACCGAGGCGCTCGATCTTGTTCTCCTCGTAGGACGCGAAGTTGCCCTCGAACCAGAACCACGCGCCCTCGTTCTCCTCCGTGCCCTCCCAGGCGAGGATGTGGGTCGCGATCCGGTCGAGGAACCAGCGGTCGTGGGAGGTCACCACGGCACAGCCCGGGAAGTCGAGCAGCGCGTCCTCGAGCGAGGACAGGGTCTCGACGTCGAGGTCGTTGGTGGGCTCGTCGAGGAGCAGCATGTTGCCGCCCTGCTTGAGGGTGAGCGCCAGGTTGAGGCGGTTGCGCTCACCACCGGAGAGCACGCCGGCCTTCTTCTGCTGGTCGGGGCCCTTGAAGCCGAACGAGGCGACGTAGGCGCGGCTGTTCATCTCGAAGTTGGCGACCTTGATGAAGTCCAGGCCGTCGGAGACGACCTCCCACACGTTCTTGTTGGGGTCGATGCCGCCACGGCTCTGGTCGACGTAGGAGATCTTCACGGTCTGGCCGACGGTGAGCTTGCCGGAGTCCGGCTCCTCGCCCCCGGTGATCATCCGGAACAGCGTGGTCTTGCCGACGCCGTTGGGCCCGACGACGCCCACGATGCCGGCGCGCGGCAGCGTGAAGGAGATGTCGTTCCACAAGATCCGGTCCTCGAAGCCCTTGGTGAGGTGCTCGGCCTCGAGGACGACGTCACCGAGACGCGGACCCGGCGGGATGTTGATGTCGGCGGCGTCGATCTTGCGGGCCTTGTCGGCCTCGGCGGCCAGCTCCTCGTAGCGGGCCAGACGCGACTTGGACTTGGTCTGCCGCGCCTTGGCGTTGGAGCGGACCCACTCCAGCTCCTTCTCGAGCATCTTGGCGCGCTTGGCGTCCTTGGCGCCCTCGACCTTGAGGCGCTCCTTCTTGGTCTCGAGGTACGTCGAGTAGTTGCCCTCGTAGCCGTGGATCGAGCCACGGTCGACCTCGGCGATCCACTGGGCGACGTTGTCGAGGAAGTAGCGGTCGTGGGTGACGGCCAGGACGGCGCCCGGGTAGGACTTGAGGTGACCCTCGAGCCACTGGACCGACTCGGCGTCGAGGTGGTTGGTGGGCTCGTCGAGGAGCAGCAGGTCGGGCTGCTGGAGCAGCAGCTTGCACAGCGCGACCCGGCGGCGCTCACCACCGGACAGGTTGTCGACCAGCGCGTCGGACGGCGGGCAGCGCAGCGCGTCCATCGCCTGCTCGAGGCGGCTGTCGAGGTCCCAGGCGTTCATGTTGTCGAGCTCGGTCTGCAGCTCGCCGGTCTCGGCCATGAGCGCGTCCTGGTCGGCGTCGGGGTCGCCCATCTCCATGTAGGCGTCCTCGAGGCGCTTCATCTTCGCCTTGGTGTCGGCGACCGCCTCCTCGACGTTCTCGAGCACGGTCTTGCCCTCGGTCAGCGGCGGCTCCTGCTGGAGCATGCCGACCGTCGCGTCGGGGTCGCGGACGATGTCGCCGTTGTTGGGCACGTCGAGTCCGGCCATCAGCTTGAGCAGGGAGGACTTGCCCATGCCGTTGGGGCCGACGACGCCGATCTTCGCGCCGTGCAGGAACGACAGCGTGACGTTGTCGAGGACCACCTTGTCGCCGTGGGCCTTGCGAACGTTGCGAAGGGAGAGGACGTATTCAGCCACGGCCCAAATCTACGCAGCGGCGACCTCGCCGTCGCGCTCGGGGTCACCGCCCGGGCCGGAGGCCGCCACCTTGACGAAGCTCGCGGTGCCCCGGGTGAGGTCGTGACCGATGGTGACGGCGTCGATCTCGAGGGCGACGACCTCGATCCCGTGCTTGTTGACGTAGGTCCGGTGGTCGAGCCGACCGTGCACGACCACGGGGTCACCCTGGCGCAGCGACGGCTCCGCGTTGCTGGCGAGACGACGCCAGGCGCTCACGCCGTACCACTGGGTCTCGCTGTCGACCCAGCTGCCCGTGGCGCGGTTGAAGTGGCGCGGCGTGCAGCCCAGCCGGAAGTTGAGGACCGGCACGCCGGCGACCTCCCGCAGCATCGGCGCGGTGCCGATCCAGCCCTGCACGGTGACCATCGTCTGGTTCATCGGATCTCCTTCGTCGGTGCCGACCGCGGGAGCGGCCGGTCGACGACCAGTCCACGCCAGGGGTACGACGAGCGGCACCGGAGCGCCGCGACGCTGTGGAGAGCGCCGCCGGAAGCAACACCTGTGGGGTCCAGACGGCCTGTCGTGGGACCCGTGTTGCTGCAGCGACCGGGTTCCGGGACGCGGCGGCCTCACCCGCGGGCGGCCTCCACCCCCCGGCGGAAGGCGGTGTAGGACGCCAGCTCGGAGCGCAGCGGCTGGACCACGTCGCTGTCGAGGACCTGGTGCACGACGCCCCGCAGCGCCTCGTCGGCCTGGTCGGCACGCTGCCGGGCCAGCCCGCGGACCAGCGCCCGCCCGATCACCGAGAGCAGCAGGCCGAGGACCAGACCGCCGAGTCCCAGCGCTGCCGGGAGCGGGAGCCCCGCGACCTTGCCGAGGTCACCGGTGCTGCCCTGGACGGCGGCGACGCCCCACCAGACGAGGCCGCCGACAGCGGCGAGCAGCAGCAGCCAGTGGAGCAGCCGGACGAGGGTCACCCACACGGGGAGCCGGCCGCCGAGGTCGACGGCCTGCAGGCCCTTCTCGAGCTTGTCGCCGGTCGCGGCCAGCCGGGAGCCGATCGCGTCGCGCAGACGAGGCGACCAGGCCGGACCGACGCCCTCGGAGGCCTCGTCGGCCAGGGCACGGATCGTGGTGTCGACGGCCGCCCGGTCGAGCGGCGCGACGGCGGGCTCACCGCGCGGGACCTCGTCGTCGCCGCGGCGGAGCAGGGCGAGCGGTGGCCAGGTGGCCGCGCCCCGTGCCCGCTCCCCCACCGTGCGCTCGATGCCCTCGACGACCGCGGAGACGCCCGCGGCGTCGGCGACCCGGTCCTCGACCTCCTCGACCCGGCGGGCGGGGAGCTCCCGGGCAGGCGTCGCGCCACCGGCCTGCTCGAGGCGAGCGGCGGCGGCCGCGATGTCGG
This genomic interval from Nocardioides kongjuensis contains the following:
- the ettA gene encoding energy-dependent translational throttle protein EttA; its protein translation is MAEYVLSLRNVRKAHGDKVVLDNVTLSFLHGAKIGVVGPNGMGKSSLLKLMAGLDVPNNGDIVRDPDATVGMLQQEPPLTEGKTVLENVEEAVADTKAKMKRLEDAYMEMGDPDADQDALMAETGELQTELDNMNAWDLDSRLEQAMDALRCPPSDALVDNLSGGERRRVALCKLLLQQPDLLLLDEPTNHLDAESVQWLEGHLKSYPGAVLAVTHDRYFLDNVAQWIAEVDRGSIHGYEGNYSTYLETKKERLKVEGAKDAKRAKMLEKELEWVRSNAKARQTKSKSRLARYEELAAEADKARKIDAADINIPPGPRLGDVVLEAEHLTKGFEDRILWNDISFTLPRAGIVGVVGPNGVGKTTLFRMITGGEEPDSGKLTVGQTVKISYVDQSRGGIDPNKNVWEVVSDGLDFIKVANFEMNSRAYVASFGFKGPDQQKKAGVLSGGERNRLNLALTLKQGGNMLLLDEPTNDLDVETLSSLEDALLDFPGCAVVTSHDRWFLDRIATHILAWEGTEENEGAWFWFEGNFASYEENKIERLGLEAARPHRVTHRRLTRD
- a CDS encoding single-stranded DNA-binding protein is translated as MNQTMVTVQGWIGTAPMLREVAGVPVLNFRLGCTPRHFNRATGSWVDSETQWYGVSAWRRLASNAEPSLRQGDPVVVHGRLDHRTYVNKHGIEVVALEIDAVTIGHDLTRGTASFVKVAASGPGGDPERDGEVAAA